Proteins co-encoded in one Stutzerimonas stutzeri genomic window:
- the araH gene encoding L-arabinose ABC transporter permease AraH, whose amino-acid sequence MSAQQNALAAPRQGLNMRRFLDDWVMVLAALGIFVLSAIFIDNFLSPLNMRGLGLAISTVGIAACTMLFCLASGHFDLSVGSVIACAGVVAAVVMRDTESVFLGVSAALAMGLVVGLINGIVIAKLRINALIATLATMQIVRGLAYIFSNGKAVGVMQEDFFLFGNGSLFGVPVPILITVVCFAFFGWLLNYTTYGRNTMAIGGNQEAALLAGVHVDRTKIIIFAVHGLIGALAGVVLASRMTSGQPMIGQGFELTVISACVLGGVSLSGGIGMIRHVIAGVLILAIIENAMNLKNIDTFYQYVIRGTILLLAVIIDRLKQR is encoded by the coding sequence ATGTCTGCTCAACAAAACGCTCTGGCCGCGCCGCGGCAGGGTCTCAACATGCGTCGCTTCCTCGATGACTGGGTCATGGTGCTGGCGGCGCTCGGCATCTTCGTGCTGTCGGCGATCTTCATCGACAACTTCCTCTCGCCGTTGAACATGCGCGGCCTCGGGCTGGCGATCTCCACCGTAGGCATCGCCGCCTGCACCATGCTGTTCTGCCTGGCTTCAGGGCACTTCGATCTGTCGGTCGGCTCGGTGATCGCCTGCGCGGGTGTGGTGGCCGCGGTGGTGATGCGCGATACCGAGAGCGTGTTCCTCGGTGTCTCCGCGGCTCTGGCGATGGGGTTGGTGGTCGGCCTGATCAACGGCATCGTGATCGCCAAACTGCGTATCAACGCGCTGATCGCCACGCTGGCGACCATGCAGATCGTGCGCGGGTTGGCCTATATCTTCTCCAACGGCAAAGCCGTCGGGGTGATGCAGGAGGACTTCTTCCTGTTCGGCAACGGCAGCCTGTTCGGTGTGCCGGTGCCCATCCTGATCACCGTGGTCTGCTTCGCCTTCTTCGGCTGGCTGCTCAACTACACCACCTACGGCCGCAACACCATGGCCATCGGCGGCAACCAGGAAGCGGCGCTGCTGGCCGGCGTTCATGTCGATCGCACCAAGATCATCATCTTCGCCGTGCACGGCCTGATCGGTGCACTGGCCGGCGTGGTGTTGGCGTCGCGGATGACCTCGGGCCAGCCGATGATCGGCCAGGGCTTCGAGCTGACGGTGATCTCGGCCTGCGTGCTCGGCGGCGTCTCGCTCAGCGGCGGCATCGGCATGATCCGCCACGTGATCGCCGGCGTGCTGATTCTGGCGATCATCGAGAACGCGATGAACCTGAAGAACATCGACACCTTCTACCAGTACGTCATCCGCGGCACGATTCTGCTGCTGGCGGTGATCATCGATCGGCTGAAGCAGCGCTGA
- a CDS encoding 2-dehydro-3-deoxygalactonokinase encodes MDTQLIALDWGTSSLRAYRLGAAGETLEVRNLPLGVMQLDGSEAGFEHALEQACGDWQRAALEAPLIACGMVGSAQGWREVGYLEAPLGAGELTPLPIERLRGMPLWLVPGVIQRGGVPNVMRGEETQVFGLLDDDVDPLAPLLVGLPGSHSKWVTVEQGQLSRFQTYMTGEVYRALLGHTILGRTAVTGDSFNAAAFERGLQVARSSEGQAGPLSTIFSSRTLVLTGELSGDAQGDYLSGLLIGHELAAMTATLQVPPSQPIVLIGHSALCARYLWALEHGGFESLRFAPEATAAGLWKIAAGAGLVTPDTAGEPNVRPYARH; translated from the coding sequence GTGGATACACAGCTAATCGCGCTGGACTGGGGCACCAGTTCGCTGCGCGCTTATCGGCTCGGTGCGGCCGGCGAAACGCTGGAGGTGCGCAACCTGCCATTGGGCGTCATGCAGTTGGACGGCAGCGAGGCGGGCTTCGAGCATGCTTTGGAGCAGGCCTGCGGCGACTGGCAGCGGGCCGCGCTAGAGGCTCCGCTGATCGCCTGCGGCATGGTCGGCAGCGCTCAGGGTTGGCGGGAAGTCGGCTATCTCGAAGCGCCGCTCGGTGCTGGCGAGCTGACGCCGCTGCCCATCGAGCGCCTGCGCGGCATGCCGCTGTGGCTGGTGCCTGGCGTGATTCAGCGCGGCGGCGTGCCTAACGTGATGCGCGGCGAGGAAACTCAGGTGTTCGGCCTGCTCGACGACGATGTCGATCCGCTTGCGCCATTGTTGGTCGGCCTGCCGGGCAGTCACAGCAAGTGGGTCACGGTGGAGCAGGGGCAGCTCAGCCGCTTCCAGACGTACATGACCGGGGAGGTCTATCGGGCGCTGCTCGGCCATACGATCCTCGGCCGTACGGCAGTGACCGGCGACAGCTTCAACGCCGCGGCCTTCGAGCGCGGCCTGCAGGTCGCCAGGTCGAGCGAGGGCCAGGCCGGGCCACTTTCGACCATCTTCAGCAGCCGTACGCTGGTACTGACCGGCGAACTCAGCGGCGATGCACAAGGCGATTACCTGTCCGGCCTGCTCATCGGCCACGAGCTGGCGGCCATGACGGCGACGCTGCAGGTGCCGCCGTCGCAGCCCATCGTCCTTATCGGCCATTCAGCGCTCTGTGCTCGTTACCTGTGGGCGCTCGAGCACGGCGGCTTCGAATCGCTGCGCTTCGCGCCCGAGGCCACGGCTGCCGGGCTGTGGAAGATTGCCGCGGGCGCTGGCCTGGTCACCCCCGACACTGCAGGAGAACCGAATGTTCGACCGTACGCTCGCCATTAA
- a CDS encoding 2-dehydro-3-deoxy-6-phosphogalactonate aldolase, with translation MFDRTLAINGLIAILRGLRPDEAEAIGSALYAAGIRIIEVPLNSPQPLRSIEILRRSLPEDCLIGAGTVLSAQQVLAVKEAGGQLIVMPHCDVSVLHAAKDAGLYLTPGVATPSEAFAALAAGADALKVFPAEQVGIGAMKAWLAVLPAGTALLPVGGITPDSMAAYLREGAAGFGLGSALYSPGLPADEVGRRAHAFIQARRAAMA, from the coding sequence ATGTTCGACCGTACGCTCGCCATTAACGGGTTAATCGCGATTCTCCGGGGCCTGCGCCCCGACGAAGCCGAGGCGATCGGCAGTGCGCTCTACGCCGCCGGGATAAGGATCATCGAGGTCCCGCTCAATTCGCCCCAACCGCTGCGCAGCATCGAAATCCTGCGTCGGAGTCTGCCTGAGGATTGCCTGATCGGCGCCGGCACCGTGCTTTCCGCGCAGCAGGTGCTGGCCGTCAAGGAGGCTGGCGGGCAGTTGATCGTCATGCCGCACTGCGATGTTTCGGTGCTGCACGCCGCGAAGGACGCGGGCCTTTATCTCACGCCGGGTGTTGCCACGCCGAGCGAAGCCTTTGCTGCGCTGGCGGCGGGCGCCGACGCGCTCAAGGTGTTCCCGGCCGAACAGGTCGGTATCGGCGCGATGAAAGCCTGGCTGGCCGTGCTGCCGGCCGGCACGGCGCTGCTGCCGGTGGGCGGTATCACGCCGGACAGCATGGCGGCGTATCTGCGGGAGGGAGCCGCCGGCTTCGGTCTTGGCTCGGCACTCTATTCACCGGGATTGCCCGCTGACGAGGTGGGCCGCCGGGCGCATGCCTTTATCCAGGCCCGCCGCGCGGCGATGGCCTGA
- the dgoD gene encoding galactonate dehydratase, translating to MKITRLTTLVVPPRWLFLKIETDEGITGWGEPVVEGRAQSVAAAVDELSDYLVGRDPRNVEDLWTVMYRSGFYRGGPILMSAIAGIDQALWDIKGKALGVSVSELLGGRVRERIRVYSWIGGDRPADTANAARDAVARGFSAVKMNASEELQFVDSHGKVDAVLANMAAVRDAVGKNIGIGVDFHGRVHKPMAKILIKELEPYRPMFIEEPVLSDNYEALKELAPLSCAPIALGERLYSRWDFKRILAEGYVDIVQPDTSHAGGITETRKIASMAEAYDVALALHCPLGPIALAACLQLDGVCYNAFIQEQSLGIHYNQGNDLLDYINNREVFEYEDGFVAIPNGPGLGIEINEDYVLEQARIGHRWRNPVWRHADGSVAEW from the coding sequence ATGAAAATTACCCGTCTTACCACGCTGGTCGTGCCGCCACGCTGGCTGTTCCTGAAGATCGAAACCGATGAAGGTATCACCGGCTGGGGTGAGCCTGTCGTCGAAGGCCGCGCGCAGAGCGTCGCCGCGGCAGTGGACGAATTGTCCGACTACCTGGTGGGGCGCGACCCGCGTAACGTCGAAGACCTCTGGACGGTGATGTACCGCAGCGGCTTCTACCGCGGCGGGCCAATCCTCATGAGTGCCATTGCCGGCATCGATCAGGCGCTGTGGGACATCAAGGGCAAGGCGCTGGGTGTCTCGGTCAGCGAATTGCTCGGTGGCCGGGTGCGCGAGCGCATCCGCGTCTATTCCTGGATCGGCGGTGATCGCCCAGCGGATACCGCCAACGCCGCCCGCGATGCCGTGGCGCGGGGGTTCAGCGCGGTGAAGATGAACGCCAGCGAGGAGCTGCAGTTCGTCGACAGCCACGGCAAGGTCGATGCGGTGCTGGCGAACATGGCCGCCGTGCGCGATGCGGTGGGCAAGAACATCGGCATCGGCGTGGATTTTCACGGGCGCGTGCACAAACCCATGGCAAAGATTCTGATCAAGGAACTCGAACCCTACCGGCCGATGTTCATCGAGGAGCCGGTACTCAGCGATAACTACGAGGCGCTCAAGGAGCTGGCCCCGCTGTCCTGTGCACCCATCGCCCTGGGCGAACGCTTGTATTCACGCTGGGATTTCAAGCGCATCCTCGCCGAGGGCTACGTCGACATCGTCCAGCCCGACACCTCGCACGCCGGCGGCATCACCGAAACGCGCAAGATCGCCAGCATGGCCGAGGCCTACGATGTCGCGCTGGCGCTGCATTGCCCGCTCGGGCCGATTGCCCTGGCCGCGTGCTTGCAGCTGGACGGGGTCTGCTACAACGCCTTCATTCAGGAGCAGAGCCTGGGCATCCACTACAACCAGGGCAACGACCTGCTCGATTACATCAATAACCGCGAGGTGTTCGAGTACGAGGATGGCTTCGTCGCGATCCCGAACGGGCCTGGGCTGGGTATCGAGATCAACGAGGATTACGTGCTGGAGCAGGCGCGTATCGGTCATCGCTGGCGCAACCCGGTCTGGCGTCACGCCGACGGCAGTGTGGCCGAGTGGTGA